Genomic DNA from Chloroflexia bacterium SDU3-3:
CGTTGGCGCGCAGGCGCATGGCCCCAAACGGCAGATCAAGGTCGTCGTAGACGATCAGCAGCTCGCTGGCTGGGTCGACCTTGTACCACTGGCGCAGCCCGGTGACGGCCTGCCCGCTCAGGTTCATAAACGTGAACGGCTTGGCCAGCGCCACCCGCTGCCCGGCGATCACGCCCTCGGCCACGCGGGCCTTCGAGCGCTTCTCCGAAAAGCTCAGGCGATAGCGGTCGGCCAGCGCATCCACCGCGCGAAAGCCGATGTTATGTCGGGTCTTAACGTACTCTTCGCCTGGGTTGCCCAGGCCCACAATCAGCCACACACCATCCCCCATGGGGCAGCCGCGCCTAGGCGCGCGCCGCCAGCTTATGCTCTTCCGGCCTAGCGCGCCGCCTTGAGAATGTCGAGCAGGCGTGTGACCTCGTTGGTATCGGTCGGCTCGCTGCCGCACAGGCACTGGCGCGCGTAGGTCTCGGCCACCAGCGTGTTCAGGCTGGCCACCGAGGCCTTGATCGCCGACAGCTGGATGACCACATCGCGGCAGTGGCGGTCGTTCTCGACCATGGTCTGCACGCCGCGTATCTGCCCCTCGATCAGGCGGA
This window encodes:
- a CDS encoding aminoacyl-tRNA hydrolase; its protein translation is MWLIVGLGNPGEEYVKTRHNIGFRAVDALADRYRLSFSEKRSKARVAEGVIAGQRVALAKPFTFMNLSGQAVTGLRQWYKVDPASELLIVYDDLDLPFGAMRLRANGSSGTHNGMRSIVSLLGSQQFPRLRLGIDRTPQGWDTANYVLSRFTREQEEQLPGILGAAADAMELIVREGMGVAMNRYNGQEKKPERGKPAPPKPQGPAGDA
- a CDS encoding metal-sensitive transcriptional regulator, with protein sequence METPSASDTINPQVKAEVQRRLRLIEGQIRGVQTMVENDRHCRDVVIQLSAIKASVASLNTLVAETYARQCLCGSEPTDTNEVTRLLDILKAAR